The Macadamia integrifolia cultivar HAES 741 chromosome 3, SCU_Mint_v3, whole genome shotgun sequence genome segment ATGCATTAGAGAAATAGTTCATGGTTATACTAAAAATAGGAACAATGTACGGGTAAAAGCATGCACGAAAAAGAGTATGCACATAAAAGAATGAAGAATGTGAATATACTTCAAATAGCTCAAATCTGTACTGAAGCAATTGAATGCATATGACtgcattttaaattcttaaaGTTCAAGATGATTAGGATTCAAGATCAACACCCACCATACCGATCAAAGTGACGAGGTCTTCAGAAAGACAACAAGCATTTACACAAAGGAACAGAAATTCAAGTCCTTGATTGAAGCTATGGCTGGAAAAACTtgtcaagaaataaaaaaagtgtACCAAATAATAGAGAAAGCATCTCACCTTGAGAGTACGGCCGATCTTAAAAGCTCCCATTACCTCCTCCTTGGAGACCAAGCAAAGAAGGGGAATAAGGGCAAAAGGAATCTGAACCGATTGAAGGACATTAAGCCATTCATTTAGAATATCCAATGTAGATTCAGAGTCGAACATAAGGGCAACAATTATAGTAGGGATGATAGCAACACTCCTTGTAATCACTGATCTCAACCATTTCTTCAACCGTAGATTGAGAAAACCTCCCATAATAAACTGCCCAGCATATGTCCCCGTGATAGTGCTACTCTGTCCAGCTGCTAATAACCCAATTCCCCAAATGTAGAGAATTGGGAATAGTCCTCCTCCATACTTCTCTTTAAGATATTGACCCGCATTTAGTAGGCCTATACTATCGGCCTTATCTGTACCATAAAATCCCTTTGCAAAAACAGTAGTGACAAAGAGATTGATCATGAAGGAGATGGCTAAGGCAACAGTGGACTCAATTGTATAGTAATTAAGGGCCTCTTGGACCCGGCCTTTATTGTGGGTCTCAATTGTCCTAGATTGAACAAGAGCAGAATGCAAGTACACATTGTGAGGCATAATTATACAACCAACAACACCAACTGCTTGGTGTATTGTCTTCGAGCTTAGTCTTGGAATCAAAACACCTACAAAGAAGAATAAATCCATTGGGTGCTTTCAGTTATGGAAGTACAATAGTGATACAGGGAAAGCAAGGCACAAACTAGCCATCTCACCTAGTAGAAGTTCCTTGCCACTGGGTTTGGCTTCGCCAAACATATACGCAAATGAAATCGCCATTATTCCAATGAAAACTGCAAAAAGTGCTTCTAATTTCCTCACCCCATAGTTCTCaagaaataaaaagatgaaACTGTAAACAAGagtagaagaaaacaaaatctgtAAAGTTCACATATTGAGCATAACTATCTAAAATCCCATGAGAGTCAGATAGAAATCCACAAGAATCTTAAACccctcaaaatcaaattctagcAAACAGAGACAAAATCAGAATTGGAATAACCCTAATGAAGAAATTTATATAAGAGAGGAGGAAAATTACCAATCAAATGCTGTGATGAGAACCCCAGCCCAGAGCGGTAAAAATCCATTACTAAGAATCTTGATCGCAATAGCACTGCCAATAACCTCCTGAATATCAGCTCCAATCAATGCCACCTCCGTCATGATCCACAAGAGATAGGTAGCCCATGATGGGTACTCCTCCCTACAGAGCTCCGCCAAGTGCCGGCCAGTCGCAACACCGAGTCTAGCCGACAACAACTGAATCAGAAGACCCATGATAGTAGCCC includes the following:
- the LOC122072742 gene encoding metal transporter Nramp3-like, with amino-acid sequence MAPQYLQKQEEDEAAASLLPTRPPDSELEEINDDAESAFEASEKVVVVDESESEGLQFQNFSTVPPFSWKKLWLFTGPGFLMSIAFLDPGNLEGDLQSGAIAGYSLLWILMWATIMGLLIQLLSARLGVATGRHLAELCREEYPSWATYLLWIMTEVALIGADIQEVIGSAIAIKILSNGFLPLWAGVLITAFDCFIFLFLENYGVRKLEALFAVFIGIMAISFAYMFGEAKPSGKELLLGVLIPRLSSKTIHQAVGVVGCIIMPHNVYLHSALVQSRTIETHNKGRVQEALNYYTIESTVALAISFMINLFVTTVFAKGFYGTDKADSIGLLNAGQYLKEKYGGGLFPILYIWGIGLLAAGQSSTITGTYAGQFIMGGFLNLRLKKWLRSVITRSVAIIPTIIVALMFDSESTLDILNEWLNVLQSVQIPFALIPLLCLVSKEEVMGAFKIGRTLKILAWIVAALVILINGYLLVDFFSAEVNGLLFSSLVSAATAAYVAFIVYLISRGSFLSAWFSRMWPKSLTASGN